GTTTCCGTTTTTTCCGCTTCTTTGGCGGGCCTCTTTGCTTCAGTTTCCGGGCTGCTCAATAAGCTCTTGAATATTACAATCCTCGCCTTAAAAGATACAAATTGGGGCAAAATGGAACTGCAAAATTTTTCATTTGAAGAAGGAATTGTCTTTTATCTCTTGATTTTCGTCCTGATTATGATCTTTTCAAGAAAAAGGGATCTGAAATGGAGGTTGTCATCTGTCATAATTTCCTTACTCATAATGGTTTTTACTCACTCTGCATTTGCAGCCACAGGGTTAAGCAAAACCGCGTCACACCTGGTGGCAATAGACACCGGTCAGGGCGATTGTTATCTCCTTAAAGACAAATCAGGAAAAACGGTTCTGATAGATGCAGGTGTTCTTACTGAACGGTATGATGCAGGAAAATCAACGGTTTTCCCCACACTCAAACGACTGGGAGTCGACTCAATCGACATTGCTTTTATCTCCCACTACGATACCGATCATGCCGGAGGAATGGTGACCCTTCTGAGGCAGGGTATAATAAAAAAACTGTTCCTGCCCCCTCCCGATTCATCTGACATTTCTGCTCTGTCGCTTTTTGCACTCTTTTCAAAATTTATTACTCCGACAGTTTTTAGAGAGGGAGAAATTCTTAGAACAGGTGAATTCACCATAAAATCACTGATCCACACTGATTCTTTGGATGAAAACAGTGAAAGCAACCGAAGAAGCATGGTTTTAAGTATTTCTGTGAATAACTTAAAAATGTTGTTTACGGGTGATCTTGACAGAGTTGGAGAAAGGAAGTTAATCAAAAATAATATAAATTTGAATTGTGATTTGTTAAAAGTTAGTCACCACGGCAGCAATTCAGCAACGACGAATCTCTTCCTGGATGCAGTAAGACCAAAGGTTGCAATAATCAGCGCCGGTGTAGCGAACAGGTATAATCTTCCACACCCCCTTGTAATAGAAAGGCTTGAGAATTCGGGATGTTCGATTTTACGAACTGACCTTGAAGGATGTATAATTGTTGAAATTGATGATGAAAAAAAATTGCATAAAATTGACTGGAGATAGCCGGAAGTGTATACAATAGGTTTTTTGGGTGGTGGTCAGCTCGCACGAATGTCTGCCATGGCAGCATACAGACTCGGCTTTAAAGTTGCTGTGTATGATGCCAAACTTGACTCTCCTGCTGGTATGATGACAAAACTGGACTTTGCAGGATCGATAGATGATGACGCAGCTCTAAGCAATTTCGCTGATGCCTGCGATATTATAACTTTGGAAAATGAATTCATTAACCCCGACAGGTTACGGTTTTTAAAATCACTGGGGAAAGAAGTATATCCGACTCCGGAGACGATTGGACTTATTCAAGACAAACTTACTCAGAAAATGACTTTTCAGGCTGCAGGTCTGCCTGTCCCCCGTTTTCTACCTGTTTCAGATTCAGATAATTATTCAGACCTGAACTCTGTTTTTGGTTCTGAATTCATCCTGAAATCAAGAAAGATGGGATATGATGGTTACGGGAACCACTTTGTCAGGACCGAACAGGATTTTCTTGAGGGGATGAAGAAACTTTCTTCAAGACACTCGGCAGTAATGGCTGAAGAAGTCATACGGTTTTCCAAGGAACTTGCAGTAATGGTTGCAATAAATACTCATGAAGTTGCGGTCTATCCTGTTGTTGAAACCATTCAGGAAAATCACATCTGCAAATTCGTACTCGCTCCGGCAGAGATAAGCAAGGCGACGGAATCGCGGATTTTGGATACAGCGGTGAATGCCATAAGAAGTGTCCACGGAAAAGGTATATTTGGTGTCGAGCTTTTTCTGACAGAGGCTAACGAAATTTATATAAATGAAATAGCTCCCAGACCTCACAATTCAGGGCACTATTCAATAGAAGGATGTGTAACATCACAATTTGAAAATCACATCAGAGCCATCCTTGAGCTCCCTTTGGGAAACACTTCGCTGTTGAAGAATTGTGCGGTGATGGTGAATACTCTCGGAAAAGCGGATGGTGAGGGTAGGATATTCAACTACGACGAAATTTTATTTGATTCATCAGTTCATCTCCACTTTTATGGCAAGTCGGAATCACGAAAAGGAAGAAAAATGGGCCATCTTACCAAAACTGGAGAGAATATTGCCCGAACACGACTTGAACTCGAAAAACTCGAAAACAAAATTAAAATTGGAAAGCCTTAAATGACAAAATCAGCCGCACCACTCGTAGGTATTATAATGGGCAGCGATTCTGACCTTCCGGTCATGAAAGAAGCTGCTACTGTTCTCGAAATTTTTGGGATAGAGTATGAGATCAATATCGTATCCG
This region of Bacteroidota bacterium genomic DNA includes:
- a CDS encoding 5-(carboxyamino)imidazole ribonucleotide synthase, whose protein sequence is MYTIGFLGGGQLARMSAMAAYRLGFKVAVYDAKLDSPAGMMTKLDFAGSIDDDAALSNFADACDIITLENEFINPDRLRFLKSLGKEVYPTPETIGLIQDKLTQKMTFQAAGLPVPRFLPVSDSDNYSDLNSVFGSEFILKSRKMGYDGYGNHFVRTEQDFLEGMKKLSSRHSAVMAEEVIRFSKELAVMVAINTHEVAVYPVVETIQENHICKFVLAPAEISKATESRILDTAVNAIRSVHGKGIFGVELFLTEANEIYINEIAPRPHNSGHYSIEGCVTSQFENHIRAILELPLGNTSLLKNCAVMVNTLGKADGEGRIFNYDEILFDSSVHLHFYGKSESRKGRKMGHLTKTGENIARTRLELEKLENKIKIGKP